A genome region from Pseudomonas sp. S06B 330 includes the following:
- a CDS encoding adenosylmethionine--8-amino-7-oxononanoate transaminase produces the protein MGLNQQWMQRDLKVLWHPCTQMKDHEHLPLIPIKRGEGVWLEDFEGKRYLDAVSSWWVNVFGHANPRINQRIKDQVDQLEHVILAGFSHQPVIELSERLVQLTPEGLTRCFYADNGSSCIEVALKMSFHYWLNKGLPEKKRFVTLSNSYHGETIAAMSVGDVPLFTETYKTLLLDTIKVPSPDCYLRPEGVSWEDHSRTMFQAMEQTLAEHHDSLAAVIVEPLIQGAGGMRMYHPVYLKLLREACDRYGVHLIHDEIAVGFGRTGTMFACEQAGIRPDFLCLSKALTGGYLPLAACLTTDEVYNAFYDDYSTLRAFLHSHSYTGNPLACAAALATLDIFEQDNVIENNKALAQRMASATAHLVDHPHVAEVRQTGMALAIEMVQDKASKTAYPWQERRGLKVFEHALTRGALLRPLGSVVYFLPPYVITPEQIDFLAEVASEGIDIATRSGVSVAVPANFHPDFRDPG, from the coding sequence ATGGGCCTCAATCAACAGTGGATGCAACGTGACCTGAAGGTTCTGTGGCACCCCTGCACCCAGATGAAAGACCACGAACACCTGCCCCTGATCCCGATCAAGCGCGGCGAAGGTGTGTGGCTGGAAGACTTTGAAGGCAAGCGTTACCTCGATGCTGTCAGTTCCTGGTGGGTCAACGTCTTCGGCCACGCCAACCCGCGGATCAACCAGCGCATCAAAGACCAGGTCGACCAGCTTGAGCATGTGATCCTCGCCGGTTTCAGCCACCAACCGGTAATTGAGCTGTCCGAACGCCTGGTACAGCTCACGCCTGAAGGGCTCACCCGGTGCTTCTACGCCGATAATGGTTCTTCGTGCATCGAAGTAGCACTTAAAATGAGCTTCCACTACTGGCTCAACAAAGGCCTGCCAGAAAAGAAGCGCTTCGTAACCCTGAGCAACAGCTACCACGGCGAAACCATCGCGGCGATGTCTGTGGGTGATGTGCCGCTGTTCACCGAAACTTACAAGACACTGCTGCTCGACACCATCAAGGTGCCAAGCCCTGATTGCTACCTGCGTCCGGAAGGCGTGAGCTGGGAAGACCACTCACGCACAATGTTCCAGGCCATGGAGCAAACCCTGGCCGAACATCACGATAGCCTAGCGGCGGTGATCGTCGAACCGCTGATCCAGGGTGCCGGCGGCATGCGCATGTACCATCCGGTGTACCTCAAGCTGCTGCGCGAAGCATGCGACCGCTATGGTGTGCACCTGATTCACGATGAAATCGCCGTCGGCTTCGGCCGCACCGGAACGATGTTCGCCTGTGAGCAGGCCGGCATCCGCCCCGATTTCCTCTGCCTCTCCAAAGCCCTGACTGGTGGCTACCTACCATTGGCCGCGTGCCTGACCACCGACGAGGTGTACAACGCCTTCTACGACGACTACTCGACCCTGCGCGCCTTCCTCCACTCGCACAGCTACACCGGCAACCCGCTGGCCTGTGCGGCGGCGCTGGCGACCCTGGACATCTTCGAGCAGGACAACGTCATCGAGAACAACAAGGCACTTGCCCAGCGCATGGCCAGCGCCACCGCGCACCTGGTCGACCATCCGCATGTAGCGGAGGTACGCCAGACCGGCATGGCCCTGGCGATCGAAATGGTTCAGGACAAGGCCAGCAAGACGGCCTACCCGTGGCAAGAACGGCGCGGCCTCAAGGTCTTTGAGCATGCCCTGACCCGCGGTGCTCTGCTACGCCCGCTGGGTAGCGTGGTGTACTTCCTGCCACCGTATGTCATTACCCCGGAGCAGATCGACTTCCTCGCCGAAGTGGCCAGCGAAGGTATCGACATTGCTACCCGCAGTGGTGTCAGCGTGGCCGTCCCGGCCAATTTTCACCCCGACTTCCGCGATCCGGGCTAA
- a CDS encoding 16S rRNA (uracil(1498)-N(3))-methyltransferase, with the protein MRLSRFFIDAPLSLGEHDLPEAQAHYIGRVLRMAAGDAVQLFDGSGQEYLGQLLEVGKKTVRVQLNETFAGPADSSLKVHLGQGLSRGERMDWAIQKATELGANIITPIVSERCEVRLKDERADKRLAHWRQVAISACEQCSRSSVPQINPPVLLADWLKACDEQLKLVLHPVAEPLVSHQKPDSLAFLIGPEGGLSEAEVEQAKAAGFQAARLGPRVLRTETAPVVALAVAQQLWGDF; encoded by the coding sequence ATGAGACTGTCCCGCTTCTTCATTGACGCCCCCCTGAGCCTCGGCGAGCACGACTTGCCTGAAGCCCAGGCCCACTACATCGGCCGCGTACTGCGTATGGCCGCTGGCGACGCCGTGCAACTGTTCGACGGCAGCGGCCAGGAATACCTTGGCCAGTTGCTGGAAGTCGGCAAGAAAACCGTACGTGTTCAGCTCAATGAAACCTTCGCCGGGCCCGCAGACTCAAGCCTCAAGGTTCACCTTGGTCAAGGCTTGTCCCGCGGCGAGCGGATGGACTGGGCGATCCAGAAAGCCACTGAATTGGGCGCCAACATCATCACCCCAATCGTCAGCGAACGCTGCGAGGTGCGACTCAAGGATGAGCGCGCCGACAAACGCCTGGCCCACTGGCGCCAAGTGGCAATCAGCGCCTGTGAGCAATGTAGCCGCTCCAGCGTGCCGCAGATTAACCCACCCGTGCTGTTGGCCGACTGGCTCAAAGCCTGCGATGAACAGCTCAAACTGGTCCTGCATCCGGTCGCCGAGCCGCTGGTCAGCCACCAGAAGCCGGACAGTCTGGCGTTCCTGATTGGCCCGGAAGGTGGTTTGAGCGAGGCCGAAGTCGAACAGGCCAAGGCCGCCGGTTTCCAGGCTGCGCGTCTCGGCCCGCGAGTACTGCGCACCGAAACCGCACCGGTAGTGGCATTAGCCGTTGCCCAGCAGCTGTGGGGCGACTTCTAG
- the trhA gene encoding PAQR family membrane homeostasis protein TrhA has translation MYHGERFNAWTHLVGAVLACVGVIWLMVIASSQGDPWKIVSLAIYGFTLLLLYSISTIYHSVRGKAKVVMRKLDHLSIYLLIAGSYTPFCLVSLRGPWGWSLFGVVWGLAVIGMLQEIKPRTEARILSIVIYAVMGWIVLVAVKPLLATLGGAGFAWLAAGGAFYTIGIIFFAYDSRFRHWHGIWHLFVIAGSLLHFIAVFFYVL, from the coding sequence ATGTATCACGGTGAACGTTTCAATGCCTGGACGCATTTGGTCGGCGCAGTGCTGGCGTGTGTCGGCGTCATCTGGTTGATGGTGATAGCCAGTTCGCAGGGCGATCCCTGGAAGATCGTCAGCCTGGCGATCTATGGCTTTACCTTGCTCTTGCTCTACAGCATCTCGACCATCTATCACAGCGTGCGCGGCAAGGCCAAAGTGGTGATGCGAAAACTCGATCACCTATCAATCTATCTGCTGATAGCTGGCAGCTATACGCCCTTTTGTCTGGTCAGCCTGCGTGGCCCTTGGGGCTGGAGCCTGTTCGGCGTGGTGTGGGGGCTGGCCGTGATCGGTATGTTGCAGGAAATCAAGCCACGTACCGAAGCGCGCATACTGTCGATCGTTATCTATGCGGTGATGGGCTGGATCGTACTGGTTGCGGTCAAACCGCTGCTGGCCACCCTTGGCGGCGCAGGGTTTGCCTGGCTGGCTGCCGGTGGTGCGTTCTACACCATCGGCATTATCTTCTTTGCCTATGACAGCCGTTTTCGCCATTGGCATGGCATCTGGCATCTGTTTGTCATCGCCGGCAGTCTGCTGCACTTCATTGCTGTGTTCTTCTACGTGCTCTAG
- a CDS encoding chemotaxis protein CheW, which translates to MLEQSARNGRRSSLTGLLLALADRCLVLPNVAVAELIGYQSGTPAPEQPQWMLGWIDWRNQRLPLLSFEAACGGQVEVGDRARIVVLNALGGSRLRFIAVLVQGIPRSCKLDSQLNYVDVPLAALELAAVQVGDQVARVPDLPALEQMLEAAGLV; encoded by the coding sequence ATGCTTGAACAATCCGCACGCAATGGTCGCCGTAGTAGCCTCACAGGGTTGTTACTGGCATTGGCTGACCGCTGTCTGGTCCTACCCAACGTCGCGGTGGCAGAGTTGATCGGCTACCAATCGGGCACCCCGGCGCCTGAGCAGCCGCAGTGGATGCTCGGCTGGATCGACTGGCGCAATCAGCGTCTGCCTTTGCTCAGTTTCGAGGCGGCGTGTGGCGGCCAGGTAGAGGTGGGTGATCGGGCACGGATTGTCGTGCTCAATGCCTTGGGTGGCAGTCGATTGCGCTTCATCGCCGTGCTGGTGCAGGGCATTCCGCGCTCATGCAAGCTCGACAGTCAGCTCAACTACGTGGACGTGCCACTGGCGGCGCTGGAGCTGGCGGCAGTGCAGGTGGGCGATCAGGTTGCCAGGGTCCCCGATCTTCCGGCGCTTGAGCAGATGCTTGAGGCGGCAGGGCTGGTTTGA